TTGGCTTACAAAGTATTTACAAAAACAGGTTGCCGGGGTGAAATTTGAAACTTTCCAAAGAATAAGCAAGTTCAAACCTTGTATGTGTAGTCGTTGAACTTTAGGTTCCCACGTAAAATTAGAATGTCACTATTTCAAAAAGAATAAACTCACGAAAGCACGAACAATTCACTAAATTCgcgttcattgttttgattttgtcagcCTGACAACTTTACGGAAATATCaaagtgattgtaaataaaaactCTGTGACGGGCAACTTATAATATCcgtgttttaaagatttaatgATACCAGGCCTATTAGGCCAGTCCAGTTCAAACTACTATCACGTGGTACAAttctcatttacatattatgaatattaattagcaAAACCACTACTAATTTCTGGCTATGCCATAACAGGTGGAAGATTCAAATAGTTTAAGATGATCAAGAGTACACCAGTCCTTTCGGTTATCAAACTGAATATTGGCCTAAAGTCCATTTGATTCCATGACGGTCATTGACCATCCGTTTGAACGTTTTGCAGACTCAACTGATAAGAGTAATAGATCGATAATTTATAAGATCCGTATGttcttcttttgtttgttttgaaatagCCACCTGAACGGCTGCAAGCTTCCAGATAGATGgttaatcacaatatttcaaGATGTCATTAAAGAGCTATTAACGAGCTTGTATTTCAcgttttttttagattgtcaGATTTCGAAAATCTTTTACCTGGTATGTTGGTGATTTATCTTTTTCATATGTTAAGAAAGTATTGCCTTCCTTTGAATGTTTGATTGTTGATTTTGAATGAATACTTTTGACCTTTAAATCATGTTCTTTACGTTTTTAATTGGATTGCAAGTTGTTTTTCAGAAACAAACTTATGCATAGAGGACTTTAGAATAGTTTAATATTTCAGCTATTGACGTTTAaagtgttttaaaagataagatTTAATGTTAAGCAGAttaaggccgtacattgacctataatgggttacttttttaaaattgttatttggatggagagttatctcattggcactcacaccacatcttcttatatctataaacatcTTCCACTGTAATTTTTCTCCACACAGAGTCTCTAACAAAGGTCAATAAACCTTGTCTAGTTTCTAACGAAGAACTCTCTGTTGTACAAAAGTCAAAAGATGCTCATGTGTAGTCACTCCCACAAAGACCACCGTATACAGGCCACGACGAGTCTTGCAGAAGAGAGGGATCGCATATAGTTATATCAATGAAAGTAAAAGCAAACATAAGTATCAGATCTATCAAAATGCAAAAGCTTCTTAAAACACAACGTCTTCTATAATTTTGCCCTGGTTATTCAAAGATCTGCTCCTCCTTGAATGATGTTCCTTGAAATCGTCCATAAGAATATAAGATGAGGGTAACTGGTCAGTTAAAATGTTTAGATTTGCTTTATCTATTTTAGAACTAGAATCCTTTAACTAACATACACCCTTGTTGGAAGTTCATCTTTTGTTTCTTCGATAGAAAGGTCAGTCAGATATTGACTTCTTCctcgattttttttactactgTTTATTCTATTGTGATGATAGGCAAAACAAGGAAGTTTGTAATGGTTTTTGTTGATTGGATCTTTACCTAAAGTAGCTTTAAATCAGGGTCAACAGTCATCTTCCTGAAAGGACGCCGAGTCATTACATTTTCTGTTACTTATATATTAAACCTAATTGAGATGGGTTTTTGATTTGCCATGACAATTAGAAAAGAACACCATTTTTTCTTGCCATTCATCCACCTCTAAGTGCTTACAAGGGCGATGATGTGGTTAACTTGCCACATATTGATGTGACTGTCCAATAAGTTAAAGATTTCACTTATGATGTTAGCAATATCATGATTCTTGAAAATAGACAAActttaaacacaaaatattggTAAAATTAATCGTCTTTCAGGgtaataactcctataagaagtCGTCTCAAAACCAtagataaaacaatttttttacccttatgttctattgttATTTGTGGAAGCTCTTTTCAAACGTTAACATATGGATGttttacggggcgccgaatgggactcttttggttttgtacaaaattgaattctgtcataacaaaatcatttttgtcttacaaaactatgtgatacagacttgttttatgagaacttcaattttgtgatgacaacattcatttttgtagacaaaattcgattttgtcatgacaaaattcatttttgtcatgacaaaagccaattttgtcaaaaaggtatgcaaatatgaacttatttgcatacaaaagtgacttttgttacctgatatggaaattttgtcaattttgtctcacaatagtcaattttgtctcacaaaagtcattttttgtcgcacaaaagtcaattttgtgtaacaaaagtcgattgtgtatgcaaattagttcacagaatccaaactaaactaatttgcatacaaaactgacttttgtcgcccaattttcgaattaggtaacaaaagtaaagtctgtgtaacaaaaatgagtGTTGTCATGATAAAAGTAACTTTTGTCCACTGAAAGATAagtttgtatgacaaaattttaaatttgtagtatgttacaaattttgttagactgaactcatttttgttgaacaaaagtcacttttgtccgtacaaaattgaatttcgagtacaaaaccacaagagtcccattcggcgccccgtatgTTTAGGGATAATGTCGAAGACAGATGACAAGTGATGGCAGAAAACTAATAATGGCCTGTGGGCAAGGTGTgctaaaaaacattattttttcgaaaCAAGAACACACTATCGCTGTAGATGTTTATacagaaacaaaaatacatagaaatacATATGGTGACTACCAGGtagattttttcaaagttttcatATGCcctatttctatttttgttaaaaagataaatatatgtttagtGATGATTATGAAggaatatagataaaaaaaaatgcagctGTGTCAGTAatcacatatttaaaaatactgatacgaaatattttgtGAAGCATTTCACAAAATTGATGATCAATATCCATATGCAGAATACAAATCAGACAAACTAATTGTTTTCTCTGGCGAAGGAAACTTCTGCAGAATACATAACATTCTAAGCACGATATAAAAGAACAATACCAAATAACCAATATTAACAATAAGTGCAAGTCGGACGTTGCATGCGAGAGGTTCATAATCAAAAGGATTAGAACATGCGTTTGAACATTTCATTAAATCGTCTGAACCACCGCAACATTTTCCATATGCAGATTTAAAACACTCGCTTGGGTCATCACATTTGTATTCATCGCAGCCTTTTCCGTCAAAAAATTTGCATCCATTGCTGGGTTCTCTGGGTTTTCTTTCTGGACACTTCAAACAAGTCCCTTGTCCTGCACAGCAATTTCCGGTGGACCATTCGCAACATCCGATTGTCACAGCGCATTTTCCGTCTGAACTGTTGCAACTCACGCCTGTCGTATCGCAGCATTTTCCAATTGAACACTCACAAAATCCAATTGTCCCATCGAAGCAAGTTCCGTCTGAACATTTACAAAGTCCACTGGTTACATCGCAGCATTTTTGTCCTCCTCCCTCGGCATCAGGGTCCATTAGTGGGCAGAGGTGGAAATTGCAGAGTCCACACAAAGAAAGCTTGTAAGACCATGGTTCGGTAGAGCATTTGCACTTATCAATGACGCATTTGTTTCCACAAAGACAACACAACATGGGGCATTCGTATCTAAAAAGGAAAATGTAGACTGTTTTACACAAATCCGAAGTGTTGCCTTGTCATCAATAGGACATACCATTTCTTAATGTTATCACTAAAAATCAAACTTGCATATTGTTTACtagtttattaaatatatgGAAACATGGTTTATTTATTAGTTATACCTAGTTCCGAAAGGAAGTTCTTTATTATTTCAGTTGTTCACATTTTGTCCATTATTCTGTATTTTGTAAACCCCATCAAGATTCTAATATAAATAGGgaaatgatttattattattcaaatattctatatttttataaataacttattttcagaaaaattggaTACACATTCAAAATTACCCTTATGAAATGACTTTCTAGTAAAATTATGGTCATTTTCTAGTGTACCTTTTAAACAAACTTCCACCTGTGACATCGCAGCATTTTTGTCCACCACCTTCGGGATCATCTGGGTCAACAAGTGGGCAGTAGTGGCAAAAACAGAATCCACATACGGAAAGCTTGTAGGACCACGGTTCAGTAGAGCATTTACACTTATCAATGATACATTTCTTTCCACAAATGCCACACAACATGGGGGATTCGTATCTgcaaaaacaaatcttaaaCTGCATCACCCAAATCATAACCTTGCATTGTTATACAAAGAATATTATATGTCTATACTTCAGTACGAGTTTATTTCTATATGAAAATAACGATATATTTGTGCTATTTCATTCATTAGATCATTTGCAAGTCAAAGACTATTACCCgcactttttatattaatttttcatttgacaatTATCACATCATTTACTTTTTCGCTTTATTTGTGTGCTTGAACAAATTTGAGAATTTTCATTGatcaaatatgttatattttttataattttgtcacTTTGAGAAGAGTTTGATATTATGCAAGCCCAGAGAGGACCtacaaaaaataatagtatATCGTTATctcaatataaatattgttatttcgatataattatatcgttatctcgatatatttatattgttatatcgTTATATCGatatatgtatttctttatCTCGATATTATTATATCGTTATATCGATATATTTATTCCGTTATCTCTATAGAATTATATCAATCTCGATATAATCAGGtcgttatctcgatataattatataatcaaGGTGGGGCTAAGCTACCTTTTTGcaaataactcaaaaacttaaacaGATATAAAGCTAACAGAGAGTTGATTTAAATCTACTTCTGCCGAATTTAAAGTTCAGGTTGATAGGAAAATTCTTTTCAGAGCTACGGCCCtttctttttgcatttttttcataattctaCCAATATTTTGAAAGTCGTAAAAGCTGAAGCCTTTCTTCTTATTAATATTCCAAAAATAATCCCTGTTAACAATTATCTTAGTCGTCCAGGTAATAGATTAAGATTCCCTGTTCACAGAAATGCCATCTTTTCAGAGGCAATATAAAGCTAACAAAGTCTATTTTAACCTTTATTTAACATAATGTTTCAAATGTCCCTTACCAGCTTTAACTAGCATGGATATCTGTAATATACTAGAGGtggtaataaataatatatagtaAGAGAGTTAACAAGAATACTCTAACCTGGGACAAATTgccgttaaataaaaaaaaataacacaggAAAACATAAATAGAATGATTTATATCGAAAGGAGATACTGGAACTGTCAATTTATCCTCTCGTTTGTTAGCAAGCGCTCATCTACAGTTGTCCGACCTCGTGTATATGATGCCGACATCACACATTGGCGTATAAACCGACGTGCACcagaaatacagaaaaaaatgactaAGACCGTTATATACACGCATGAGGAACACTCAGTTATCGTTAGACGTTCGttgcataagtttgaagtacgtcgaaaGGCAAATGTATACGATTGGTTAACGCTTTTGTATGCCGCATAAAATAGTCATCTAGTTCTAGcgaaataaatatatctatataacgATATAAATATATCGAGATAACGGTTAACtgatatcaaaacaaatatatataaattgagataacaatataatatcatttttataaaggtTCCGTATGGGCTTCTTTGTGGTTACAATTATATGTGTATAGATATGAAAATTTACGCGGCAAAGATATACAAGTTAGAATGAGTAAATCgttaaaaacaatctttctGTTCCTCTCATCTCCCAGAATACAAAAGATAAACTTACCGGgaaaaaaagcacaaacacGGAAAGAAGCATGTAAGGAGACTCCAAAAAGAACCACCACACTTTCCACCAGCGCCACTAAAACAACTAAAACAATCAATggatttttttggctttttggACTTTGGTTTATAGCTGCCAGCACAAACAACACATTTTTCTCTAGCGCTGCTAATACAATCCATATACTTTCCACAAGCGACACGACACCATCCGCATGTTGAGTCTTCAATGTCTTCTTCGCAACATTTAGAGCATGTTATATAACGAAAGGCATTGTTCAAAAGTGCAATACCACCATTAACGACAGCCCAAGTACGCTGTTTGAGACGTTTACACTTTAAAGTTTTGCCAACACTCGGTAGGCATGCATCTTGGTACATAAGGAGAAGAATTCCTTGCGGTATTTCTATGAATAGTACGGAATAAAGAGTTTCTGTCCTACCATCTAGTATTTTTTTAGGAGTTTCTTCGTTATCTTCACTAAattgctttttctttttaagataCTCAACTTCGCTGTAAATTTGAAAGATAATATTTGCCAGTTGGATTAACGATAGAACTGTACCCGCTATTGTAAAGTACATGAAAATCTCACCAACATCACTTATGCAAAACAAAGTGCTGTTCGATGCTGGTGGTTCAGTCGTTTGTTGTAAAGCATTTCCTCGCTGGAAACCTTGGTAGTTGTAGTTGCGGTATGGGTAGTTTTGGTATGGGTAGTTGCGGTATGGGAAGTTGCGGTATGGGTAGTTGCGGTATGGGTAGTTGTTGAATGGGTAGTTGTTATTTGAATAAGCGTTGTTTTGCGAATCTTCGTCAtcagctataatttcggatataaTATCTAACGGCGTTGTAATAATTTGGTAATACTGCAACCAGTCAAAAACACAGTCTGCAATAATTAATATTGCTGAGAAGATCCTGGTAATGATAATACGAATCGAAttgcgttttgtttttatttttttcttatcacTAGATCCTTCTTGGTCCTCGTCTATCGAATGTTCCAAACTGTCCATTACTTGGATTGATGGTTGTCTGTCCTCGTCAAACGATGTTTCCATCTGTGCCCTTCTCTCTCCGGTTCCAACCAAGGCAGGAGATGATGGTTGCCTGACAATTGGTCCAGGAATAGATGGGCTAGCCATACTTAGTCGTGTTTTTAACTTGGGTCTGTCACAGCAGTAAGAATGATCCTTTTTGTGCAAGGTGTATTAGTCAACTGCTAAGTTTGATGTCCGTTTGTATAATTATCCATCATTTACAAGTAATTCCGGGAAGAAGAAACCGGAAAGTCCTTGTCTATGATACAAACCCCATACAGCGTTATCGTTAGGATCATACTTCCCTTTTATACAAATAACATGAGTGcccacgctgaaatgtctcgccgtctttactaatcattgatattagttgatagtcctaagtataaagctttattaaaaactgtcacataaacttaacattatccaagataactaaacaaaaaccaatgaaccatgaaaatgaggccaaggtcagatgaaccatgccaggcagacatgtacagctgacaatgcttccatacaacacatatagttgacctattacttatagtttaagaaaaatagaccaaagcacaaaaactaaacactgagcaatgaaccatgaaaatgaggttgaggtcaaataaaacctgcgcgactgacatatagatcataaaatatttccatacaccaaatatagttgacctatggcatatagtattagataaaataatctaaactaaaaaacttaaactttgaccactcaaccatgaaaatgaggtcaaggtcagatgacatctgcccgctagacatgtacatcttacaatcattccatagaACAAATATAGTAAatctaatgcataaagtattagaaaaacagaccaaaacacaaaaacttaactaactatgaccactgaaccataaaaatgaggtcaaggtcagatgacacccgccagttggacatgtaccccttacagtcattccatacaccgaatattctagccctattgcttatagtatctgagatatggacttgaccaccaaaacgtaaccttgttcactgatccatgaaatgaggtcgaggtcaagtgaaaagtGTCTGAGgggcaagaggaccttgcaaggtactcacataccaaatataattatcctttttcttataataagagaaaatTCAACATTAccaaaaatctgattttttttcaagtggtcactgaaccatgaatgaggtcaaggacatttgacatgtgactgacagaaacttcgtaacatgaggcatctatatacaaagtatgaagcatccaggtcttccaccttttaaaatataaagcttttcaAAAGTTAGCTaaccgccgccggatcactatccctatgtcgagctttctgcaacaaaagttgcaggctcgacaataaaattgacatttcttTGAGTatcttaaatcattttttaataatcaaGCGGGATCACAAGAATCTTGTGATTTTGAAATGGGTTGATGGTAGTGGTGTAAAGAGGCGTATCCAGATGTCACCACTGTTTTGGAGTTTTTCTAtgatacacatatatttttttacttttcttcttttataattttcttatatatttatttatgggtctatatagataaatttaacacttgtaaacatgttaaaatttgatattctgagttaaataattaaataactaAATGTGTAGAAACTTCCATATCTTCTACAGCATACCGTagtaatgtacaaaatgtactaaACGAGCCTGAACGACAACGGATGAGAGGCAAAATGCTTGTAATGGACTAATTTCAAACAGAAATTGAAATACAACAAATGCAAGATAGGAGGATGGGCAATGATAAAAAGTGTAGCTCTATTGGTAAAAAAATGgagcattttaaaattttaaatctaaatgcCAATGAAATATTCTGCACAAGAGTATATAAAGAAATGAGTTGCATACCCACATCCTAAACAATTGATGTCCTTTTAGTAGAAATCATCTTTAAACGGTAATATCTCTTTTAAAAGATAACTGAAAATGTCCGTCATGTTCAcgttttttgtagatcttacacTGATGGTCATTTGCCTTTAAAGCTTctatttatctataataatagtGTTAAAGATAATATGCATATTAATGCCCATCAATgataaaattgtcattaaagaaCAAACACTACCCTATTAATGATTGTTGTTAATTCTAATCTGGCACAGCTGTATCAgagacaatatttttaaatacaacgGACAACGATCGGCAATGACGACGACGGCGGTCCAAATAAGGGAAAATCATAACTGGCGATTTACTGAGGTCAGTATTATGCGGTGAACAACATTCTCAGTGTAAAAGTTTCGAACATAAGGTATGAAGGAAGAACGTTCACAAGGTGTAGTTATGCTTGGAAAGACaaaatccaataaaaaagtGGCAGTATATATAGTATACGGTATCTACACATGATGACAAACAAACtatggacttttttttaacatactgCTCAGAGAAGTAACGTTCACAAAGTTTTATTATATTACAACGggctaaacaaatcaaaatatcaaacgtatgcaaaacattttcatatgaaaaggaataataGCACAGTTCTCGGTCTTATAAAAACATACACTCTTAGCAAATTTTAAGTTTCGAGCAACCGGCCTCAGAGAAACACTGTATTACGTATTAATGGTATTTTCACTTATTAGTTCGGTACGTCCGAAGcgatttttcattttacaaactgcAGGAATGCTGAAAAAACGAAGGTAAGGAATGTTTTAACAATTGAGGAGCTATATGACCAATAACCTTAATAGAACATGCAGCCAGAACTATAATAGGTTTTATATTCACTGCGGTATATGACCAATAACCTTAATAGAACATGCAGCCAGAACTATTAGAGGTTTTATATTCACTGCGGTATACGACCAATAACCTTAAATGAACATGCAGCCAGAACTATTATAGGTTTTATATTCACTGCGGTATATGACCAATACGAACCTTAACAGAACATGCAGCCAGAACTATTAGAGGTTTTATATTCACTGCGGTATATGACCAACACGAACCTTAACAGAACATGCAGCCAGATCTATTTTAGGTTTTATATTCACTGCAGTATATGACCAATACGAACCTTAACAGAACATGCAGCCATAACTATTATAGGTTTTATATTCACTGCGGTATATGACCAATACGAACCTTAACAGAACATGCAGCCATAACTATTATAGGTTTTATATTCACTGCGGTATATGACCAATACGAACCTTAACAGAACATGCAGCAAGAACTATTAGAGGTTTTATATTCACTGCGGTATATGACTAATAACCTTAACAGAACATGCAGCCAGATCTATTAAAGGTTTTATATTCACTGCGGTAATCCCGGACATTGGATAATAACACCAAAAGCatgagaataaaataaatatgggCATTTAATAAAGGggtaatataaattaaaaaacaagttTTCTGACATCTTTATTTTTACGTATTTGGATTATCAAttatcaatgtttactttgctcTCCAAGTTAGATAGCCATGATCATCTTTAACAATTGAAAAAACCTAAGTGAACTTATTTTTCagtttgataaattattttatcacACCGCGAGGACGTTTAAAAAATCTTGCTGTTCAGTATCATGTATCGGAACAAGAGACTCATTTGTTTCTCCCGCCTTAActattattcaaacaaaataaaatgttaaaaacacacaatgtttaaaatgttaacacatatacaaaaaagaaaactctATGTCTTTTTAGTGGATACGCTAAACCCAGATCACTTTTCCTAAATGTTGCCAGTTTGATTCACAAAAATCCACAATACATGATAGATCAAATTATGTGGATCAAAATCTTCTACAGATACATGTAATCTTCtttattaaacatataaatcagGCTGATAAGAAAAAACTCCCAATAACAAAAGTTCAtgctttttattataatacagggataaaaagaaaagaattattttttcaatattaaacaaagaaaagaacTGTGTGGACTTTAACGGcgtttttgtgtattttatggGAACCTGTTATTGTTGACTTTTGCGGTGGTTTTTGTGGACTTAAGTGGAGGTcattttgtggactttagcggaaaG
Above is a window of Mytilus trossulus isolate FHL-02 chromosome 4, PNRI_Mtr1.1.1.hap1, whole genome shotgun sequence DNA encoding:
- the LOC134714474 gene encoding uncharacterized protein LOC134714474 isoform X1, with translation MASPSIPGPIVRQPSSPALVGTGERRAQMETSFDEDRQPSIQVMDSLEHSIDEDQEGSSDKKKIKTKRNSIRIIITRIFSAILIIADCVFDWLQYYQIITTPLDIISEIIADDEDSQNNAYSNNNYPFNNYPYRNYPYRNFPNYNYQGFQRGNALQQTTEPPASNSTLFCISDVGEIFMYFTIAGTVLSLIQLANIIFQIYSEVEYLKKKKQFSEDNEETPKKILDGRTETLYSVLFIEIPQGILLLMYQDACLPSVGKTLKCKRLKQRTWAVVNGGIALLNNAFRYITCSKCCEEDIEDSTCGWCRVACGKYMDCISSAREKCVVCAGSYKPKSKKPKKSIDCFSCFSGAGGKCGGSFWSLLTCFFPCLCFFSRYESPMLCGICGKKCIIDKCKCSTEPWSYKLSVCGFCFCHYCPLVDPDDPEGGGQKCCDVTGGSLFKRYECPMLCCLCGNKCVIDKCKCSTEPWSYKLSLCGLCNFHLCPLMDPDAEGGGQKCCDVTSGLCKCSDGTCFDGTIGFCECSIGKCCDTTGVSCNSSDGKCAVTIGCCEWSTGNCCAGQGTCLKCPERKPREPSNGCKFFDGKGCDEYKCDDPSECFKSAYGKCCGGSDDLMKCSNACSNPFDYEPLACNVRLALIVNIGYLVLFFYIVLRMLCILQKFPSPEKTISLSDLYSAYGY
- the LOC134714474 gene encoding uncharacterized protein LOC134714474 isoform X2, whose amino-acid sequence is MASPSIPGPIVRQPSSPALVGTGERRAQMETSFDEDRQPSIQVMDSLEHSIDEDQEGSSDKKKIKTKRNSIRIIITRIFSAILIIADCVFDWLQYYQIITTPLDIISEIIADDEDSQNNAYSNNNYPFNNYPYRNYPYRNFPNYNYQGFQRGNALQQTTEPPASNSTLFCISDVGEIFMYFTIAGTVLSLIQLANIIFQIYSEVEYLKKKKQFSEDNEETPKKILDGRTETLYSVLFIEIPQGILLLMYQDACLPSVGKTLKCKRLKQRTWAVVNGGIALLNNAFRYITCSKCCEEDIEDSTCGWCRVACGKYMDCISSAREKCVVCAGSYKPKSKKPKKSIDCFSCFSGAGGKCGGSFWSLLTCFFPCLCFFSRYESPMLCGICGKKCIIDKCKCSTEPWSYKLSVCGFCFCHYCPLVDPDDPEGGGQKCCDVTGGSLFKRYECPMLCCLCGNKCVIDKCKCSTEPWSYKLSLCGLCNFHLCPLINPDDPEGGGQKCCDVTIGLCKCSDGTCFDGKIGCCECSVGKCCDATGVSCNCSDGKCAVTIGCCEWSTGNCCAGTGTCSLKCPECFKSAYGKFCGGTDDFLKCSNACSNPFDYEPLTCNLRLGLIVNIGYLVFYFYNVLKMLCIL